The Tropicibacter oceani DNA segment CGTTCTTGCCATGGCGTTCGACCACGGCGATGCGCACCAGATCGCGGGCCGCGTCGGGGCGTTTGTCACCGTCGACGATGGCAATGTCTTCGTGCAGGTGGTCGGTCAGGATCTGGCCGGGGCGGATGCCGATCACGTCGGTCTGGGTCTTGTTGCCGGTGGCGCGGAAATCGCTGGCGCTGACTTTGGGCGCCTTGACCGAATGGCGCCCGACCGGGGCAATGGTGTCGCGCGCGGCAAAAGCGGCGTCGGTCAGGCGGACACCGCCCGCCAGCACCAGTTGCGCATGGCAGCCCTCAAGGCTGTCGAGCGCGACGATATCAGCGCGTTTGCCGGGGGCCAGAATGCCGCGATCTTTCAGGCCAAAGGCCTCGGCGGCGGACAGGGTTGCGGCGCGGTAGGCGGCCAGCGGCGGCGTGCCAAGGCGGATCATTTCGCGGATCATGTAATCGAGGTGGCCGTATTCGCCGATATCCAGCGGGTTGCGATCATCGGTGCACAGGCACATGTAGGGCGCGGTTCGTTCGGTCAGCAGCGGGCGCAGGGCGTGCATGTCCTTGGATACCGACCCTTCGCGGATCAGCACGCGCATGCCCTTGCGCAGCTTTTCAAGCGCCTCCTGCGGGGTCGTTGCCTCGTGTTCCGTGCGGATGCCGGCGGCGATATAGGCGTTCAGGTCGCGCCCCGACAGCAGCGGACAGTGGCCGTCGATATGGCCGCCCTCGAACAGCGCCAGTTTCGCCATGGCCTGCGGGTCGCGAAAGATCACGCCGGGGTAGTTCATGAATTCCGCAAGGCCAAGGCCCGAGGGGGGGTGCATAAGCTCGGCAAGGTCGCTTGCACCCAGCTCGGCCCCGGCGGTTTCCATATGGGTCGAGGGCACGCAGGAGCTGAGCTGGACCTTGATGTCGATCAGCGTGTGCTGACTGGCCTGTTGGAAATAGCGGATGCCGGGCGCGCCGATGACATTGGCGATTTCATGTGGGTCGCAGATCGCGGTGGTGATGCCGCGCGGGCCGACGCAACGGTCGAATTCGAAAGGCGTGACCAGCGAGGATTCGATATGCAGGTGGGTGTCGATGAAGCCGGGGACAAGGATCAGGCCGGTGACGTCAAGGGTTTCGCGGCCCTCGTAGCTGTCCAGCGTGCCGACGATGGTATCGCCGCAGATGGCAATGTCGCCGTGCAGCAGATCGCCGGTGATCAGGTCAAGCATCTGACCGCCCTTCAGGACCAGATCGGCGGGGGTGTCGCCGCGCCCCTGCGCGATGCGTGTTTCGAGATCGGCCATGGTGGTTCCCCTTGTCGCTTTGGTGCGAATGATGGCACAGGCGCGCGCCATGGGCGAGGGCGGTCTTTTGGTTGCAAAATGGGCGGTTTGGGCGTTCACTGCGTGCAAATTCAAAACAGGGAGTTCCACCATGATCCGCACAACCACTTCGGCGCTGGCGCTGACGATTGCGGCCTCGTCCGCCTATGCCAATTGCGACAGCGTGACCTTTTCCGACGTCGGCTGGACCGACATCACGGCGACCACGGCGGCGACGACGCTGGTGCTGGACGCGCTGGGCTATGAGACCGACATCAAGGTGCTGTCGGTGCCGGTGACCTATACCTCGATGGCGGCGGGGGACATTGACGTGTTCCTGGGCAACTGGATGCCGACGATGGAGGCCGATATCGCGCCCTACCGCGAGGCAGGCACCGTCGACACCGTGCGCGCCAACCTTGAGGGCGCCAAATACACGCTGGCCACCAATGCGGCCGGCGCAGCGCTGGGCATCACCGATTTCGCCAAGATCGCCGAACATGCCGAGGCGCTGGACGAGACGATCTATGGCATCGAGCCGGGCAATGACGGCAACCGCCTGATCATCGACATGATCGAGGCGGATGCCTTTGGGCTGAAGGGGTTCGAGGTCAAGGAATCGTCCGAGCAGGGGATGCTGGCGCAGGTTGGCCGCGCCGATGGCCGCGATGAGCCTGTGGTTTTCCTTGCATGGGAGCCGCACCCGATGAACGCCAACTATGACCTGACCTACCTGACCGGGGGCGACGATTATTTCGGCCCCGATCTGGGCGGCGCGACGGTTTATACCAACACCCGTGCGGGCTATGTCGCGGAATGCCCGAACGTGGGCGCGCTGCTGAGCAACCTTGAATTCACCCTGGCCATGGAGAACGAGATCATGGGCGCGATCCTGGATGGCGGCGAAGACCCGCAGGATGCGGCCAAGGCCTGGCTCAAGGGCAATGCCGGCGTGCTGGACGGCTGGCTGACCGGTGTGACCACCAAGGATGGCGGCGACGCCATGGCCGCCGTGAAGGCCGCGCTGGAGTAAACCCGCGCCAGGGCGGTTGCCCGAGCCGATCCGAAAACCCGAAAGGCCCCGCCGGTGGTGGGGCCTTTTGCGTGGGGCGCTTGCGCGGACCGGGGCAGCGGCAGGCATGAAAAAGGGGAGCGGATTGCTCCGCCCCCAAGGATCACGAGGGGTCTGCGCGGTTTAGTTGAACGAGTAGACCAGCGAGACGCCGAACGTGTTGTCGGTGTTCTTGGTGCCCTTGGCCACTTCGGAGTGGTACTCGGTCAGGACGCTGGTGCGCAGTGCCAGCGATTTGCTGACGGCCACGCTGAGCGCGAGATCGTTGTACAGCGCGGTGTCGGATTCCGACCAGATCACGTCCGTGTCATTGGTCAGGAACACCGTTTCGGACAGCTTGTGCGCATAGTCCGAGCTGACGCCAAAGGCGCCTTCGCTGATGTCGGCGCGGGTGATGTCTTCGAGCTCGGCAAAGCGATAGCCCGGGCCGGCCTGCAGCGACCACTGTTTGGTCTGGTCGTTATAGACACGGTAGCCCACACCAAAGCTGGCGAAGGTGTCGGTCTGGAAGTCCGAGAAGGCATCGACCGAGCCCTGAACCTTGCCAAAACCAAAGACGGTCGGGGTAAAGTCACGGGTGTATTCCAGCCCGTAGAACAGGCTTTCTTCGGTTTTCTTGCCGTCGTCTTCGCCATAGGCGTAGTTCAGCTGCAGTTCGATCCCGTTCTGGCCCCAGACATAGTTCAGGTCCGTGCCGATGCCGACGTCGACGCTGTCGGTGTTGCCCGACGATCCGATGGCGCGCAGGGCGGCCGAACCGGTAAAGCCCTGCGGGCGGTTTTCGTTGCCAAAACGATCAAGCTCGCGCTCGGCATCGTCTTCGATGTCTTCGATCAGCTGTTCGTTGCGGTCTGCCGCGACGCTGTCGCCGCCGACCAGGCCTTGTGCCGAGGCTGCGGACGCAGACAGGACAACGAAAAGTGCCAGCGCGCTTGCGCCGTATTTGTGTGCTTCTGTCATGGGTCTATCCTTTCCCCATCAAGAGTGTCCCGACCCGTAGGATCAGGAGCATTTCTGCTGATCCGAGAGATAGGTAGTGGCTTTGGGTAAGTGAAATTTAAAATAATCGGTCTTAAAGAGAGTATTTCTCATGTATTTAGGTTGTTCGGCGATTTCAGGGGCTTCTGTGGCCATCGGGTTGAGGTGCCGCCTGTCGCTGTTTTCAACGCCGCTTTGATGCGGGTGAAGATGTGACTTATTTGCCGCGGTCCGGGTTCGCGCGGGTGTTGGACAGACCTTAAACCCGGCAGGCGGTCAGGCCGCGGGGTTCGTGGAAACAGTGCAAAATTGGTGACAAATCAGCGCTTTAATATCCGCTTCAGGAATCGCGCCTAAAGTCCCCTTGGTACAAGTGCGGCGCGGAGCGGGTGTAATGAGTCTGAGAATGGTGATGTTGGGCGCCCTGCTGCCCCTGATCTGCCTGGTCGGTTTTCTGGCGACACAGGGACTGCGTGGCCATCTGGCCGAAACGCGGGCGCAAGGCGCCTTGATGCAGATTGCCGAGGATTCGGATCGCATCGGCGACCTGATCCACGAGTTGCAAAAGGAACGCGGCTATTCCGCGGGGTTCATCGCCTCGGCCGGGGCGAATTTCGCCGATGCGCTAAGCGCGCAGCGGGCGGAAACCGACGGGGTGCGGCAGGCGTTCCAGACCATCGTTCCGGCGGTACAGGACATCGAGCCGCAGCAGGTGCAGGCGGCGCTGGACGGGCTTGCCGTGCTGGACGCGCAGCGCGCGGCGATCGACGGCCTGGCGATGACCGTGCCGGAGCTGGCCGGGTACTACACCGGCATCATCAACGCGCTGATCGAGGTATCGACCAGGGTCCGCACCGGCCGGGCGATGGACCGGACCGCGATCCTGATGGAGGCGCAGCAATACCTGTCGCTTGCCAAGGAGGCGGCCGGGCTGGAACGCGCCATGGGCGCCACGGGCCTTGGCAGTGACAGCTTTGCACCGCAGGTCCACCAGCGCTTTGTCGCGCTGTCGGCGCGCCAGGGGGCCTATCTGGCGCGGGCGCAGGCGGTGCTGGGTCAGCCCGGCTTTGCCGAGGATATCCGCGCCACCCGGGCCGCGCAGACCGCGCAGGCCATGCGCGACACGATCCATGCCCTGCCTTATGGCGGTGCGCTGGGCGATCTTACCGCGCCGCAATGGTTCGCCGCCTCGACCGCCTGGATCGACCAGCTGCGCGCGGTCGAAAGCGGGCTGGGCGCGCAGTTGATTGCCGTGACCGATGCCGCACGGGCCGAAGCGCAGGGCACGATGCTGCGGCAATCCGTGATCGTGCTGGTCGGCTGCCTGTTCGGGTTGGGGCTGGCGGTGGTTCTGGTGGAACGGCTGACCACCCGTCTGCGCAAGCTGATCGGCATCATGAACGAATTCATCAACGGCAATTTCGAAGCCTGGGTGCCTTTCAAGGACCAGAAAGGCGAGATTGGCCGCATGGCCGAGGCGGTCTATCGCTTCAAGCAGCTGAGCAAGGAAGCCATACAAAAGAAAGAGGCGGATGAGGCGTCGTTGAACGCCCGGCACCAGAAGGTTGTCGATCTGGTGACCGAAGGGCTTGCCGCGCTGTCACACGCCGATCTGAGCCTGCGTTTCGACGATCCGCTGTCGCCCGAATACGATGCGATCCGCGAGGATTTCAACCAGAGCGTGGACAACCTGCGCGCCGTTATGGGCGAGATCACCAAGACCGTGCAGGATCTTGAGCTGCGGTCAGAGAACATGATGGCCAGCGCCTCGGACCTGGCGCAGCGCACCAACGAACAGGTGGCGCAGATCGAGGCGACGGTCGAAGCGACGGGGCGTTTGGCGAAGGGTGTGCAATCGACCAACGAAGCCATCGTCGGAGCCAAGGAAATGGCCGGTCAGGCCAGGGATCGCGCGGTGCAGTCGGGCGAAACCGTGGCCAATGCGGTGGCGGCGATGGACCGGATATCGGTGTCCTCGGACAAGATCGGCCAGATCACCACGATGATCGAAGAGCTGTCCTTTCAGACCAACCTGCTGGCCCTGAACGCCGGGGTCGAGGCGGCGCGCGCCGGGGCCAGCGGCAAGGGCTTTGCCGTGGTCGCGACCGAAGTGCGCGCGCTGGCCGGCCGGTCATCGGACGCGGCGATGGAGATCAAGACGCTGATCGGCGAAAACGTCGACCAGATCAAGAACGGGGTTCAGCTGGTCGATCGCTCCGGCGCGGAATTGCAGGCCATCATCGACCAGATCCTGCGGATCGACGGTGCGCTGAGCGACGTCAACGCCGCCGCCAAGGACCAGTCCCGCGACCTGGTCGCGCTGGAAGGTACGATGCAGGAGTTGCGTGAGTTGACCGGGCAGAACCTGTCGCTGGCCGATAGCAGTCAAACGTCTTCGGACGAACTGGCCGGAGTGGCGCAGGCGCTGATGAAGATCGTATCGGACTTCAACCTTGAAGGTGACAGCCCAGAGGGGGCGGGCGATCCGCTGCGTGACGCGGCCTGACCGCCCGTGCCGGGGCGGCGCGGGTCATTTGCCGGCGGCGTCGTCCAGTTCCTGCGCGCGCCGGGCCGCCGGTCGCGACATGATCCGCCCGATGTATCCGTCAAATCCTTTTCGGTCAGGCACCGTGCCGAACTGGCGGCCCCATGCGATCTGCGACCCCAGAAAGACGTCGAGGGCCGAAAAATCCGGCCCCAGCAGCCAGTCGCGCCCGTCTGACAGCAGATCGGCCAGCATATCGGCCATGGCGTCCAGCTCGATCCAACCTGCGCGGGCGCGGCTTTGGGGATCGTCCGGCACTTCGAAGCCGAAGGACCGGTTGACCACCGCCGTTTCAAGTGGCCCCGCTGCCATGAACATCCAGCGATAATATGGGCCGCGTTCGGGCGATGTGACGGCGGGGGCCAGCCCGGCCTTGGGAAAGGCGTCGGCCAGATAGGCGCAAATCGCCGCGCATTCCGTCACCACCTGCCCCTTGTGCACGATGGCCGGAACCTTGCCCATAGGATTGATCGCCAGGTATTCGGGCGACTTCATCGGCGGGCCGTAGTCCAGAACCACGGTATTATAGGGCGCGCCGACCTCTTCCAGCATCCAGCGGACGATACGGCCGCGCGACATGGGATTGGTGTAGAAAACGATATCGGACATCGGGGTGCTCCTGCGCTATGGCGGAAGGATGGCACCGTTTGGCAGGTTTCGCAAACCGGATCGGTGTCGGAAAGCCGCTTCACAATTGCCGTCAAAGCCCGCATGTTCGGGGAAACCGAAAAGGGGTGCGCGGTGGACTGGCTGACACAGCACAAGATACCGGTCGGCGACGCCGCCGAGGCGATGTTCGACTGGCTGCAAACGCACGGGGCCTTTGTGTTCGACGGCATGGCCGTCGCGATGGAGGCGCTGATCGACGCGATCCTGTGGGTGTTGCAAACGCCGCACCCGCTGGTTGTCGTGGCGGTTCTGGCCGGGGCGGCATGGCTGTTGCACCGGCGCTGGCAGGTTCCGGCGCTGATCGCGCTGGGGTTCCTGTTCATCCTGAACCAGGGCTATTGGGAGGAAACCACCGAAAGCCTGACGCTGGTCCTGTCGGCCTGTGTGGTTTGCATGGGGGTGGGGGTGCCCATCGGGATCGCGGTTGCGCATCGTCCGCGCCTGTACGGCTGGATGCGCCCGGTGCTGGACCTGATGCAGACGCTGCCGACCTTTGTCTACCTGATCCCGGCGATCGTGTTTTTCGGCATCGGCATGGTGCCGGGGCTGATCGCGACGGTGATCTTTGTCGTCCCCGCGCCGATCCGGCTGACGCATCTGGGGATATCCTCGACGCCGACGGCGCTGATCGAGGCGGCGGATGCCTTTGGCGCGACCCCCAGCCAGAAGCTGTGGAAGGTCGAGCTGCCAAGCGCGCTGCCGCAGATCATGGCGGGGCTGAACCAGACCATCATGCTGTCGCTGTCGATGGTGGTGATCGCGGCGCTGGTCGGGGCAGACGGGTTGGGCGTGCCGGTGGTGCGGGCGCTGAACCGGGTCGACACCGGGCTGGGGTTCGAGGCCGGGCTGATCATCGTCGTCGTCGCCATCATGCTGGACCGCGCGTTGCGCTGGGGGGACAAATGAGCGCCGTCATTTTCGATAACGTTTCGATCATCTTTGGCGATGAGCCGCAAAAGGCGCTGCCGCTGGCTGACAAGGGGATGGAGCGCCCGGAAATCCAGGAACAGACCGGGCAGGTGCTGGGGGTGCATGACTGTTCCCTGACAGTGCACGAGGGCGAGATCCTGGTGCTGATGGGCCTGTCGGGGTCGGGCAAATCCACGCTGCTGCGTGCGGTCAACGGGCTGAACCCGGTGGTGCGCGGAAAGGTGATGGTCAACGATGGTGACGGCATGGTTGATGTGACCAGTTGCGGCGCGGCGCAGTTGCGCAGGCTGCGCCAGTCGCGCATCGCCATGGTGTTCCAGCAGTTCGGGTTGTTGCCTTGGCGCACGGTGCACGAAAACGTGCGCTTTCCGCTGGAGCTGGGCAAAGGCAACATGGCCGAGGGCAAGGATCTGGACAAGGCCCCGGACGAGGCGATCCGCCTTGTCGGGCTGGCCGGTTGGGAGGATCGCAAGGTTGGCGATTTGTCGGGTGGCATGCAGCAGCGCGTCGGGCTGGCCCGCGCCTTTGTCACCGATGCGCCGATCCTGCTGATGGACGAACCGTTTTCGGCGCTTGATCCGCTGATCCGCAGCCGGCTTCAGGATGAATTGCTGGACCTGCAACGTGATCTGAAGCGCACGATCATTTTCGTGTCGCACGATCTGGACGAGGCTTTCAAGATCGGCAACCGCATCGCCATCATGGAGGGCGGGCGCATCGTGCAGCTGGGCACGCCGCGCGATATCTTTTCCAACCCCGCGTCTGACTATGTCGCGGATTTCGTCGCCAACATGAACCCGCTGGGCGTGCTGTGCGCGCGCGACGTGATGGAGCCGGGCGAGGGCGGCCAGCAGGTCGAGGCGGAAACGCCGATCCGCGAATTGATCCCGCATCTGGGCAAGGGACCGTTGACCGTGGTCGAGGACGGCAAGGCGCTGGGCCGGGTCACGCCCGAAACCGTGCTGGCGCGATTGTCTGCGTGATCGCTGAGCACAGCCGCGCGCCCCGGGTTACCCGATCAGGCGCTTGATCGCGGCGGCGTGGTCCGGGCTGGCCGCCAGCGTGTCGGCCGCCAGCGCGCGCGCGGTGTCCAGAATGTCGCCGTCGTCGATGCGGTCGATCAGGCCCCATGTCCGCGCCTCGTCCACGGTGATCTTTTCCCCTGCCATCAGGATGCGTTTGGCCCGCGCCGGGCCGACAAGCGCGCGCAGGCGTGCCGGATCAGACGGCTGCGGCAGAAAGCCCAGCTTCATCACCGGGTAGAACAGCTTGGCCCCC contains these protein-coding regions:
- the ade gene encoding adenine deaminase — protein: MADLETRIAQGRGDTPADLVLKGGQMLDLITGDLLHGDIAICGDTIVGTLDSYEGRETLDVTGLILVPGFIDTHLHIESSLVTPFEFDRCVGPRGITTAICDPHEIANVIGAPGIRYFQQASQHTLIDIKVQLSSCVPSTHMETAGAELGASDLAELMHPPSGLGLAEFMNYPGVIFRDPQAMAKLALFEGGHIDGHCPLLSGRDLNAYIAAGIRTEHEATTPQEALEKLRKGMRVLIREGSVSKDMHALRPLLTERTAPYMCLCTDDRNPLDIGEYGHLDYMIREMIRLGTPPLAAYRAATLSAAEAFGLKDRGILAPGKRADIVALDSLEGCHAQLVLAGGVRLTDAAFAARDTIAPVGRHSVKAPKVSASDFRATGNKTQTDVIGIRPGQILTDHLHEDIAIVDGDKRPDAARDLVRIAVVERHGKNGNIACGFVRGFGLRAGAIASTVCHDHHNIACVGMDYDDMALAANRLGEIEGGFVVTQGGKVLAELALPVAGLMSLDPFEVVRDRLVHLRDAAKSLGVTLEEPFLQLAFLALPVIPALKITDRGMVDVVKFEIIG
- the choX gene encoding choline ABC transporter substrate-binding protein, with protein sequence MIRTTTSALALTIAASSAYANCDSVTFSDVGWTDITATTAATTLVLDALGYETDIKVLSVPVTYTSMAAGDIDVFLGNWMPTMEADIAPYREAGTVDTVRANLEGAKYTLATNAAGAALGITDFAKIAEHAEALDETIYGIEPGNDGNRLIIDMIEADAFGLKGFEVKESSEQGMLAQVGRADGRDEPVVFLAWEPHPMNANYDLTYLTGGDDYFGPDLGGATVYTNTRAGYVAECPNVGALLSNLEFTLAMENEIMGAILDGGEDPQDAAKAWLKGNAGVLDGWLTGVTTKDGGDAMAAVKAALE
- a CDS encoding DUF481 domain-containing protein, which gives rise to MTEAHKYGASALALFVVLSASAASAQGLVGGDSVAADRNEQLIEDIEDDAERELDRFGNENRPQGFTGSAALRAIGSSGNTDSVDVGIGTDLNYVWGQNGIELQLNYAYGEDDGKKTEESLFYGLEYTRDFTPTVFGFGKVQGSVDAFSDFQTDTFASFGVGYRVYNDQTKQWSLQAGPGYRFAELEDITRADISEGAFGVSSDYAHKLSETVFLTNDTDVIWSESDTALYNDLALSVAVSKSLALRTSVLTEYHSEVAKGTKNTDNTFGVSLVYSFN
- a CDS encoding methyl-accepting chemotaxis protein; this translates as MSLRMVMLGALLPLICLVGFLATQGLRGHLAETRAQGALMQIAEDSDRIGDLIHELQKERGYSAGFIASAGANFADALSAQRAETDGVRQAFQTIVPAVQDIEPQQVQAALDGLAVLDAQRAAIDGLAMTVPELAGYYTGIINALIEVSTRVRTGRAMDRTAILMEAQQYLSLAKEAAGLERAMGATGLGSDSFAPQVHQRFVALSARQGAYLARAQAVLGQPGFAEDIRATRAAQTAQAMRDTIHALPYGGALGDLTAPQWFAASTAWIDQLRAVESGLGAQLIAVTDAARAEAQGTMLRQSVIVLVGCLFGLGLAVVLVERLTTRLRKLIGIMNEFINGNFEAWVPFKDQKGEIGRMAEAVYRFKQLSKEAIQKKEADEASLNARHQKVVDLVTEGLAALSHADLSLRFDDPLSPEYDAIREDFNQSVDNLRAVMGEITKTVQDLELRSENMMASASDLAQRTNEQVAQIEATVEATGRLAKGVQSTNEAIVGAKEMAGQARDRAVQSGETVANAVAAMDRISVSSDKIGQITTMIEELSFQTNLLALNAGVEAARAGASGKGFAVVATEVRALAGRSSDAAMEIKTLIGENVDQIKNGVQLVDRSGAELQAIIDQILRIDGALSDVNAAAKDQSRDLVALEGTMQELRELTGQNLSLADSSQTSSDELAGVAQALMKIVSDFNLEGDSPEGAGDPLRDAA
- a CDS encoding glutathione S-transferase family protein — translated: MSDIVFYTNPMSRGRIVRWMLEEVGAPYNTVVLDYGPPMKSPEYLAINPMGKVPAIVHKGQVVTECAAICAYLADAFPKAGLAPAVTSPERGPYYRWMFMAAGPLETAVVNRSFGFEVPDDPQSRARAGWIELDAMADMLADLLSDGRDWLLGPDFSALDVFLGSQIAWGRQFGTVPDRKGFDGYIGRIMSRPAARRAQELDDAAGK
- the choW gene encoding choline ABC transporter permease subunit, whose product is MDWLTQHKIPVGDAAEAMFDWLQTHGAFVFDGMAVAMEALIDAILWVLQTPHPLVVVAVLAGAAWLLHRRWQVPALIALGFLFILNQGYWEETTESLTLVLSACVVCMGVGVPIGIAVAHRPRLYGWMRPVLDLMQTLPTFVYLIPAIVFFGIGMVPGLIATVIFVVPAPIRLTHLGISSTPTALIEAADAFGATPSQKLWKVELPSALPQIMAGLNQTIMLSLSMVVIAALVGADGLGVPVVRALNRVDTGLGFEAGLIIVVVAIMLDRALRWGDK
- the choV gene encoding choline ABC transporter ATP-binding protein, which produces MSAVIFDNVSIIFGDEPQKALPLADKGMERPEIQEQTGQVLGVHDCSLTVHEGEILVLMGLSGSGKSTLLRAVNGLNPVVRGKVMVNDGDGMVDVTSCGAAQLRRLRQSRIAMVFQQFGLLPWRTVHENVRFPLELGKGNMAEGKDLDKAPDEAIRLVGLAGWEDRKVGDLSGGMQQRVGLARAFVTDAPILLMDEPFSALDPLIRSRLQDELLDLQRDLKRTIIFVSHDLDEAFKIGNRIAIMEGGRIVQLGTPRDIFSNPASDYVADFVANMNPLGVLCARDVMEPGEGGQQVEAETPIRELIPHLGKGPLTVVEDGKALGRVTPETVLARLSA